The following are from one region of the Stigmatella ashevillena genome:
- the hmpA gene encoding NO-inducible flavohemoprotein, with the protein MLSAHQRAIVKSTVPLLESGGEALTTHFYRMMLGEYPEVRPLFNQTHQASGAQPRALANAVLRYARHIDELEQLGGLVVQIINKHVALQIQPEHYPIVGTCLLRAIREVLGAEVATDEVIAAWGAAYQQLADLLIASEAKMYDEKAQARGGWRGGRDFRVTRKEKESAEITSFYLAPVDGGPLLDFVPGQYIGMRLLIDGTETRRNYSLSAAPNGEHYRISVKREPGGKASAYLHDRVGVGDTLELFPPSGDFTLQPGSKPVVFISGGVGITPTLAMLTAALPQGRPIHFIHCSRNGGVHAFREWIDTQAKQHPHLQRFYCYAEHVEGAPAPDAVGLLDREQLARWLPQERDIDVYFLGPKPFMVAIQRSLKELGVPENQCHYEFFGPASSLQ; encoded by the coding sequence ATGCTCAGCGCTCACCAACGTGCCATCGTCAAATCCACCGTGCCCCTGCTGGAGAGCGGCGGCGAGGCCCTGACCACGCACTTCTACCGCATGATGCTCGGCGAGTACCCCGAGGTGCGGCCGCTGTTCAATCAGACCCATCAGGCCAGCGGTGCTCAACCCCGTGCCCTGGCCAACGCGGTGCTCCGGTATGCCCGCCACATCGACGAGTTGGAGCAGCTCGGCGGACTCGTGGTGCAAATCATCAACAAGCACGTGGCCCTGCAAATCCAACCGGAGCACTACCCCATCGTGGGCACGTGCTTGCTGCGCGCCATCCGCGAGGTGCTCGGGGCAGAGGTGGCCACCGACGAAGTGATCGCCGCCTGGGGCGCCGCGTACCAGCAATTGGCCGACCTGCTCATCGCCAGCGAGGCGAAGATGTACGATGAGAAGGCCCAGGCGCGCGGGGGATGGCGAGGCGGGCGTGACTTCCGCGTCACCCGCAAGGAGAAGGAGAGCGCCGAAATCACCTCCTTCTATCTGGCACCCGTGGATGGCGGCCCGCTGCTGGACTTCGTGCCGGGGCAGTACATCGGCATGAGGCTCTTGATCGATGGCACCGAGACGCGCCGCAACTATTCGCTGTCGGCGGCCCCCAATGGCGAGCATTACCGGATCAGCGTCAAGCGCGAGCCCGGTGGCAAGGCGTCCGCGTATTTGCACGACCGGGTGGGGGTGGGCGATACGCTGGAGTTGTTCCCGCCGTCGGGCGATTTCACCCTCCAACCGGGCAGCAAGCCCGTGGTGTTCATCAGCGGCGGAGTGGGCATCACCCCGACCCTGGCCATGCTGACAGCCGCCCTGCCCCAGGGACGGCCGATTCACTTCATTCATTGCTCGCGCAACGGAGGGGTCCACGCATTCCGGGAGTGGATCGACACCCAGGCGAAGCAGCATCCCCACTTGCAGCGCTTCTACTGCTACGCCGAGCACGTCGAGGGCGCTCCCGCGCCCGATGCCGTTGGCCTGCTGGACCGCGAGCAACTGGCGCGGTGGCTGCCCCAAGAGCGGGACATTGATGTCTATTTCCTCGGTCCCAAACCCTTCATGGTGGCCATCCAGCGGTCCTTGAAGGAACTGGGCGTCCCCGAGAACCAGTGCCATTACGAGTTCTTCGGCCCCGCGTCATCGCTGCAATAA
- the norR gene encoding nitric oxide reductase transcriptional regulator NorR has protein sequence MTSHPLLHALIPLVDDLSRDLPEQERYRRLLQALRVLLPCDAVALLRLEGEWLVPLSVNGLSGDTLGRRFRVREHPRFQVLLASTAPTRFPTDSPLPDPYDGLVQGASGDLQVHDCLGCPLLVDDQVWGLLTLDALSPGQLAPVDLGALQAFASLAAATVRVTLRIERLVRQAEGEFQRAEIYRLAAGERPHTLIGQSALFCKLMEDIALVGASALSVLISGETGVGKELVAQALHAASPRANRPLISLNCAALPESLVESELFGHVVGAFSGAVSDRRGKFELADGGTLLLDEVGELPLTVQAKLLRVLQSGQLQRLGSDREHRIDVRLIAATNRDLAEEVRQGRFRADLYHRLSVYPLHVPALRQRGSDVLLLTGYFLEENRSRLGLHSLRLSGDAEAVLLAYPWPGNVRELEHLVARSALKAYGQRRDGSRILTLSAEDFALQGEPPGPPRAEPPLEPEAPVGDLREAVEHFERRQIRASLERHQGNWASAARELGMDRANLRRLARRLGFV, from the coding sequence ATGACTTCTCATCCGTTGCTCCATGCGCTGATTCCCCTGGTGGATGATCTGTCGCGGGACCTGCCCGAGCAGGAGCGTTACCGGAGGCTGCTGCAAGCGCTTCGCGTGCTCCTGCCGTGTGATGCGGTCGCGCTGCTGCGGCTGGAAGGGGAGTGGTTGGTCCCGCTCTCGGTCAACGGTCTCTCCGGGGACACGTTGGGGCGGCGCTTCCGAGTGCGCGAGCATCCACGCTTCCAAGTCCTTCTCGCAAGCACGGCGCCGACCCGGTTTCCCACCGACAGCCCCCTGCCAGATCCCTACGATGGCTTGGTGCAGGGGGCCAGTGGTGACCTCCAGGTGCATGATTGCCTGGGGTGTCCCTTGCTGGTGGATGATCAGGTCTGGGGATTGTTGACCTTGGACGCGTTGTCGCCCGGACAGCTGGCCCCCGTGGATCTGGGCGCCCTGCAAGCGTTCGCGAGTCTGGCGGCAGCCACCGTGCGTGTGACGCTGCGCATTGAGCGGCTGGTGAGACAGGCCGAGGGCGAATTCCAGCGGGCGGAGATCTACCGTCTGGCCGCCGGGGAGCGGCCCCACACGTTGATTGGACAGAGCGCGCTCTTTTGCAAGCTCATGGAGGACATCGCCCTGGTGGGGGCCAGCGCGCTGAGCGTGCTGATCAGCGGTGAGACAGGGGTGGGCAAGGAGTTGGTGGCGCAGGCCCTCCACGCGGCGTCTCCCCGCGCCAACCGGCCACTCATCAGCCTGAACTGCGCGGCCCTCCCCGAGAGCCTCGTGGAGAGCGAACTCTTCGGCCACGTCGTGGGCGCCTTCTCGGGGGCCGTGAGCGACCGGCGTGGCAAATTCGAACTGGCCGATGGCGGCACGCTGCTGCTGGACGAGGTGGGCGAGCTGCCGCTGACGGTGCAGGCCAAGTTGCTGCGCGTGCTGCAAAGCGGGCAATTGCAGCGCCTGGGCTCGGACCGGGAGCACCGCATCGACGTGCGGCTGATCGCCGCCACCAACCGGGATCTGGCCGAGGAGGTTCGCCAGGGCCGGTTTCGCGCCGACCTCTACCATCGGCTGAGCGTGTATCCGTTGCATGTGCCGGCCTTGCGCCAGCGGGGCAGTGATGTGTTGCTGCTGACGGGCTATTTCCTGGAAGAGAACCGCTCGCGTCTGGGCTTGCACAGTCTGCGCCTGAGCGGTGATGCCGAGGCCGTGTTGCTGGCCTATCCGTGGCCAGGCAATGTGCGCGAATTGGAGCATCTGGTGGCCCGGAGCGCGCTCAAAGCCTATGGCCAGCGCCGCGATGGCAGTCGCATTCTCACCCTGTCGGCGGAGGACTTCGCGTTGCAGGGAGAACCGCCGGGCCCACCACGGGCGGAACCGCCGCTGGAGCCGGAGGCCCCCGTGGGGGATCTCCGCGAAGCCGTGGAACACTTCGAGCGTCGGCAGATCCGCGCGAGTCTCGAGCGCCACCAGGGCAACTGGGCGTCAGCGGCCCGCGAACTGGGGATGGACCGCGCCAATCTTCGGCGGCTGGCCCGGCGCCTGGGGTTCGTCTGA
- a CDS encoding CHAT domain-containing tetratricopeptide repeat protein — translation MRQALTWMMVALLCYTAEAVSGEREPSDPLLEAQAAYDKAVTLYEAGQYGAALTQGEQALALAEAVLDGSGDPAVANSLDLLGILHGLQGEFAQAEPLHQRALALRDEVLGPNDPDVAASLTNLANLYYAQASYTRAEPLYLRALAIREELLGKNHPDVAASLNNLANLYYAQRLPAQAESLHQRALAIWEETLGRNHPHVAQSLNNLANLYYSQGLYRRAEPLYARALAIREATLGKSHPDVAASLNNLASLYDAQGFYTRAEPLLQRARTIWESAFRKDHPNMVPTLNNLAQFHVAQHRLADAVSLFTQAFSISERRLRQEALAFSEARLTRFLEQLRSDEELLYSLLRAYPENEDVRRLVLSVVLLLKGRSAGELANTSHAVYRSLGPLDRHIFQQLRELRSQLATLVLQGPGSHPLGYQQRLDALAAQDDALEADLAQRSAPLRALTALPALSKIVHQVAMTLPPDGALVEFIAYTERSLVVKPAPPGSEAPLQQRYLAMVLLPNAHIRAIDLGPAEPIDRAALGLRDALARRDATFQASAQALYPLAFQPLLPLPGNPRRIFLSPDGQLGLVPFAALHDGQQFLIDTYDFIYLTSGKDLLPRSQVETSHGEVVVLADPDFHVPLPTPPAPEDAPPLTPRFLGFERFFYTPRAELAERPWVPLPGTRQEAEAIQRLFPKAQVFLGPEATKQRLLHLPTPAVLHIATHGFFLKDVTVPENSRAVGHFGALDEGAPAHRSPDPLLRSGLILMETPPQSSRSPGAPSPPMGIAWVTALELAGLDLWGTQLVVLSACDTGRGDIRLGQGVYGLRRAFVVAGAETVVMSLWMVNDETTRTLMEAYYRALLAGQGRATALREAMRELRLTQPHPHYWAPFIAMGQNTPLRLPAPQPRGPGRSDEPQAPGQPPKIGAVHPQFAGR, via the coding sequence ATGAGACAGGCCCTCACATGGATGATGGTCGCCCTCCTCTGCTACACGGCGGAAGCGGTCTCTGGAGAGAGAGAACCCAGCGACCCGTTGCTGGAAGCGCAAGCGGCCTATGACAAGGCTGTCACGCTCTACGAGGCAGGACAGTATGGCGCCGCCTTGACTCAAGGCGAACAGGCGCTCGCGTTGGCGGAGGCAGTGCTCGACGGCAGCGGCGATCCCGCCGTTGCCAATTCGCTGGACTTGCTGGGTATTCTTCACGGCCTTCAAGGGGAGTTCGCCCAGGCGGAGCCGTTGCATCAGCGCGCCCTTGCCCTCCGGGACGAGGTTCTGGGCCCAAACGATCCCGACGTCGCCGCGTCGCTCACCAACCTCGCCAACCTCTATTACGCCCAGGCATCGTACACCCGGGCCGAGCCGCTCTACCTGCGCGCGCTCGCGATCCGGGAAGAGCTTCTCGGCAAGAACCATCCCGATGTGGCCGCTTCGCTCAACAACCTCGCCAACCTCTATTACGCCCAGAGACTGCCCGCCCAAGCCGAATCGCTGCATCAGCGCGCGCTGGCGATCTGGGAAGAGACCCTGGGCAGGAACCATCCCCACGTCGCCCAATCGCTCAACAACCTCGCCAACCTCTACTACTCCCAAGGGCTGTACCGCCGGGCCGAGCCGCTCTATGCGCGTGCGCTCGCGATTCGAGAAGCAACGCTGGGCAAGAGCCACCCCGACGTGGCCGCCTCGCTCAACAACCTCGCCAGCCTCTATGACGCGCAGGGGTTCTACACCCGGGCCGAGCCGCTGCTCCAGCGCGCGCGCACCATCTGGGAATCGGCCTTCCGCAAGGACCATCCCAACATGGTCCCTACCCTCAACAACCTCGCCCAGTTCCACGTGGCCCAGCACCGCCTCGCAGACGCCGTCTCACTCTTCACCCAGGCCTTCTCCATCTCCGAGCGGCGTCTGCGCCAGGAGGCACTTGCCTTCTCCGAGGCCCGCCTCACCCGCTTCCTGGAGCAACTGCGGTCCGACGAGGAACTTCTCTATTCGCTCCTGCGCGCCTACCCGGAAAACGAAGACGTGCGGCGCCTGGTCCTGAGCGTCGTGCTCCTGCTCAAGGGCCGCTCCGCCGGGGAGCTGGCAAACACCTCCCATGCCGTCTACCGCAGCCTGGGTCCCTTGGACCGCCACATCTTCCAGCAGCTCCGCGAGCTGCGCAGCCAGCTCGCCACGCTGGTCCTTCAAGGCCCCGGCTCGCACCCCCTCGGATACCAACAACGCCTCGACGCGCTCGCCGCCCAGGACGACGCCCTCGAAGCCGATCTCGCCCAGCGCTCCGCTCCCTTGCGCGCGCTCACCGCTCTCCCCGCGCTCTCCAAGATCGTCCATCAAGTCGCCATGACCCTCCCCCCGGATGGCGCCCTCGTTGAGTTCATTGCTTACACGGAGCGCTCGCTCGTCGTGAAGCCGGCCCCTCCCGGGTCCGAGGCCCCGCTGCAACAGCGCTACCTGGCGATGGTGCTCCTGCCCAATGCCCACATCCGGGCGATCGACCTGGGGCCCGCCGAGCCCATTGACCGGGCCGCCTTGGGACTGAGGGATGCCCTGGCTCGCCGCGATGCCACCTTTCAGGCCTCCGCCCAGGCGCTCTACCCATTGGCCTTCCAGCCTCTGCTGCCACTGCCCGGCAACCCCCGCCGGATCTTCCTCTCGCCCGATGGCCAACTCGGCCTCGTTCCCTTTGCCGCCCTGCACGACGGCCAACAATTCCTCATCGACACCTACGACTTCATCTATCTCACCTCGGGCAAGGACCTCCTGCCGCGCTCCCAAGTGGAGACTTCTCACGGCGAGGTGGTCGTCCTGGCCGACCCGGACTTTCACGTCCCCCTTCCAACGCCTCCCGCCCCGGAGGACGCACCTCCGCTGACCCCGCGCTTCTTGGGCTTTGAGCGTTTCTTCTACACGCCGCGCGCCGAGCTGGCGGAGCGCCCCTGGGTGCCCCTGCCAGGGACCCGTCAGGAGGCAGAGGCCATTCAGCGCCTCTTTCCCAAAGCACAGGTCTTTCTCGGCCCCGAAGCCACCAAGCAGCGGCTGCTCCACCTGCCCACCCCCGCGGTCCTCCACATCGCCACCCACGGCTTCTTCCTCAAGGATGTGACAGTCCCCGAGAACTCCCGCGCCGTGGGCCACTTCGGTGCATTGGACGAGGGGGCTCCCGCCCATCGCTCTCCCGATCCCCTGCTCCGCTCTGGCCTCATCCTCATGGAGACACCGCCGCAGTCCTCCCGCTCGCCGGGAGCCCCCTCGCCTCCCATGGGCATCGCGTGGGTGACGGCCTTGGAGTTGGCAGGGTTGGATCTCTGGGGCACACAGCTGGTCGTCCTCTCCGCCTGCGACACGGGCCGAGGCGACATCAGGCTCGGACAAGGCGTGTACGGACTGCGCCGGGCCTTTGTGGTGGCGGGGGCGGAAACGGTTGTGATGAGCCTCTGGATGGTGAACGACGAGACGACACGCACCCTGATGGAGGCCTACTACCGCGCCCTCCTGGCCGGGCAGGGCCGCGCCACGGCATTGCGTGAGGCGATGCGCGAGCTACGGCTGACCCAACCCCACCCCCACTATTGGGCCCCGTTCATCGCCATGGGCCAGAATACGCCCCTGCGATTACCGGCGCCCCAGCCGCGTGGACCGGGGCGCTCAGACGAACCCCAGGCGCCGGGCCAGCCGCCGAAGATTGGCGCGGTCCATCCCCAGTTCGCGGGCCGCTGA
- a CDS encoding FAD-binding oxidoreductase yields the protein MQTELIPSTRWPEEPVRDEARHAAKVERIARKLRQRTGPRPVSFKKKTPPHQVPKRYDQRRSDEKIDLSDLDQIIEIDPVAMTCTTEPAVTFDEVVRATLAHGLVPIIVPEHKTITPGGAVAGSSIESMSFRHGGFHDTCLEYELITAKGDVLHCSPQENPLVFQMLHGSFGTLGVLSRLRFKLVRAAPYVHVTYETYPTLEAFQRAIQRHFTAQDVDYLDGQIFSPSKHVLCVGRFVEQAPYVSRYDWLKAYCESIPRRSEDYLTVYDYLFRYNRGVTHVKPKSLIGRALFGKRVHSDSVLRTADRFHRFLPAKNPPVIVDVFVPFSRTAEFMDWYHRAIHFYPVWGVPYRRMRDYEWLSPRWWSGVTDPLFLDLAVYGLKQQPGRNLYKEFEDQLLQVNGTKTLISYNYYDEQTFWSIWNKDTYQAVKQLTDPDNIFRDLYTKMCRAALGLEAPSRGSGASLS from the coding sequence ATGCAGACGGAGCTGATTCCAAGCACGCGATGGCCCGAGGAACCCGTGCGGGACGAGGCACGCCATGCGGCGAAGGTCGAGAGGATTGCGCGAAAGCTGCGGCAAAGGACGGGCCCGCGTCCCGTGTCCTTCAAGAAGAAGACGCCGCCGCACCAGGTCCCCAAACGCTACGACCAGCGGCGCAGCGACGAAAAGATCGACTTGAGTGACCTCGACCAGATCATCGAGATCGACCCGGTGGCCATGACCTGCACAACCGAGCCTGCGGTCACCTTCGACGAGGTGGTCCGCGCGACACTGGCCCACGGGCTCGTACCCATCATCGTCCCCGAGCACAAGACCATCACCCCCGGGGGCGCTGTCGCGGGAAGTTCCATCGAGTCCATGTCCTTCCGGCACGGGGGGTTCCACGACACCTGTCTCGAATATGAGCTCATCACCGCAAAGGGAGACGTGCTGCACTGTTCTCCCCAAGAGAACCCGCTCGTGTTTCAGATGCTCCACGGCTCGTTCGGGACACTCGGCGTCCTCTCGCGGCTGCGGTTCAAACTCGTGCGTGCCGCACCCTATGTCCACGTGACATATGAAACCTATCCCACACTCGAGGCCTTTCAGCGGGCCATCCAGCGCCACTTCACCGCCCAGGACGTGGATTACCTCGACGGGCAGATCTTCTCCCCCTCGAAGCACGTGCTGTGCGTGGGCCGCTTCGTGGAGCAGGCTCCGTACGTGAGCCGCTACGACTGGCTCAAGGCGTATTGCGAGAGCATCCCCCGCCGCAGCGAGGACTACCTCACGGTTTACGACTACCTCTTCCGCTACAACCGCGGCGTCACCCACGTCAAACCGAAGAGCCTCATTGGCCGGGCACTGTTCGGCAAGCGGGTACACTCGGACAGCGTGTTGAGGACCGCGGACCGCTTCCACCGCTTCCTACCGGCGAAGAACCCACCGGTCATCGTGGACGTGTTCGTCCCCTTCTCTCGCACGGCCGAGTTCATGGACTGGTACCACCGCGCGATACACTTCTACCCGGTGTGGGGCGTGCCCTACCGGCGCATGAGGGACTACGAGTGGCTCTCGCCCCGCTGGTGGTCCGGCGTGACGGATCCGCTGTTCCTCGACCTCGCGGTCTATGGACTCAAGCAGCAACCAGGCCGCAACCTCTACAAGGAATTCGAGGATCAGCTCCTTCAGGTCAACGGAACCAAGACGCTCATCTCGTACAACTACTACGACGAGCAGACGTTCTGGAGCATCTGGAACAAGGACACCTACCAGGCTGTGAAACAGCTCACAGACCCAGACAACATCTTCCGTGACCTCTACACCAAAATGTGCCGGGCCGCGCTTGGGCTGGAGGCTCCGTCTCGGGGTTCCGGTGCCTCGCTGTCCTGA
- a CDS encoding glutathione S-transferase family protein — protein MITVSAFKWVPPFAQGVVRDLRVRWALEEAGLAYQARLIDAEVQASADYRALQPFGQVPVFEEGNLALFESGAIVLHVASRSEALLPADEAGRARAITWVFAALNSIEIQIQQLADTVGDLMMTTVLRILRHTDLLDAEPALKAYKERCEARPAFQRALAAHMEAFQS, from the coding sequence ATGATTACCGTTAGCGCGTTCAAGTGGGTGCCGCCGTTTGCGCAGGGCGTGGTCCGCGACCTCCGGGTGCGGTGGGCGCTCGAAGAGGCGGGGCTGGCGTATCAGGCAAGGTTGATCGACGCGGAGGTCCAGGCGTCCGCCGACTACCGCGCGCTCCAACCCTTCGGCCAGGTGCCGGTGTTCGAGGAGGGCAACCTCGCCCTCTTCGAGTCTGGGGCGATCGTGCTCCACGTCGCATCCCGGAGCGAGGCGCTTCTGCCCGCCGACGAGGCCGGCCGGGCACGTGCGATCACGTGGGTCTTCGCGGCGCTCAACTCGATCGAGATCCAGATCCAGCAACTTGCCGACACCGTCGGTGACCTCATGATGACGACGGTGCTCCGCATCCTCCGCCACACGGATCTGCTCGATGCCGAGCCTGCGCTCAAGGCCTACAAAGAGCGATGTGAGGCGAGACCTGCGTTCCAGAGGGCGCTGGCGGCCCACATGGAGGCGTTCCAGTCTTAG
- a CDS encoding VOC family protein, whose product MTRIHCVTLPVDDLKRSIAFYRNGLGMGAEEVEEGADHVALELPGGLCLVLILRSEFTQFTKLVRQGDAPKGASECILSFFAASREEVDAVLQSAGAAGGAVAGPAADKPWGYAGYVADPDGHLWEFLWNPRLT is encoded by the coding sequence ATGACGCGAATCCACTGTGTCACGCTTCCCGTGGATGACCTGAAGCGGTCCATCGCCTTCTATCGGAACGGTCTCGGCATGGGGGCCGAGGAGGTCGAGGAGGGCGCTGATCATGTGGCCCTCGAACTTCCGGGAGGGCTCTGCCTCGTGCTCATCCTCCGCTCGGAGTTCACGCAGTTCACGAAGCTTGTCCGCCAGGGCGACGCCCCGAAGGGCGCGTCGGAGTGTATCCTGAGCTTCTTCGCCGCGAGCCGGGAGGAGGTCGACGCGGTTCTTCAGTCGGCGGGAGCCGCGGGTGGAGCGGTGGCCGGTCCGGCGGCGGATAAGCCCTGGGGCTACGCTGGCTACGTCGCCGATCCCGACGGCCACCTGTGGGAGTTCCTTTGGAACCCCCGTCTCACCTAA
- a CDS encoding SDR family NAD(P)-dependent oxidoreductase has product MKLSLSGKTALVTGSTAGIGLAAAVGLAREGAHVILNGRTEERVKRAREKVLESIPGAQVSGVAADFSSAKGAAAVTGTFAQVDILVNNVGIFEPKPFEQIPDEDWLRFFETNVMSGIRLSRFYFPKMKAQGWGRIVFVSSESAVQIPTEMIHYGMTKTAQVAVARGLAELTTGTGVTVNTVLPGPTSSEGVEQFVAELGKTQGVDAKQAERDFFTHARPTSILKRFILPEEVANLIVYVCSPQASATNGASLRVDGGVVRAIL; this is encoded by the coding sequence ATGAAACTGAGTCTTTCGGGAAAGACCGCGCTGGTGACGGGTTCGACCGCGGGCATTGGGCTGGCGGCCGCCGTGGGTCTGGCACGCGAGGGAGCGCACGTCATCCTGAACGGGCGCACGGAGGAGCGCGTGAAACGCGCCCGGGAGAAGGTCCTCGAGAGCATTCCCGGCGCCCAGGTGTCGGGGGTGGCCGCGGACTTCTCGTCCGCGAAAGGGGCGGCGGCCGTGACGGGCACGTTTGCCCAGGTGGACATCCTGGTGAACAACGTGGGCATCTTCGAGCCCAAGCCCTTCGAGCAGATCCCCGATGAGGACTGGCTGCGCTTCTTCGAGACGAACGTGATGAGCGGCATCCGCCTGAGCCGCTTCTACTTCCCCAAGATGAAGGCCCAGGGCTGGGGGCGCATCGTCTTCGTGTCGAGCGAGTCCGCGGTGCAGATCCCCACGGAGATGATCCACTACGGGATGACGAAGACGGCGCAGGTGGCGGTGGCGCGAGGGCTGGCGGAGCTGACGACGGGCACCGGGGTGACGGTGAACACGGTGCTTCCGGGACCGACCTCCTCCGAGGGCGTGGAGCAGTTCGTCGCCGAGCTGGGCAAGACACAGGGGGTGGACGCGAAGCAGGCCGAGCGCGACTTCTTCACCCACGCCCGGCCCACCTCCATCCTCAAGCGCTTCATCCTCCCCGAAGAGGTGGCGAACCTCATCGTCTACGTGTGCAGCCCGCAGGCCTCCGCCACCAACGGCGCTTCGCTGCGCGTGGACGGGGGCGTGGTGAGGGCCATCCTCTAA
- a CDS encoding PaaI family thioesterase — MNDTLKERLGLFGRHGYDRSLVGMEVLEAEGGRARARLPVDEPVQNLGGALHGGAVATLVDVVGTLAIMTADRDGRPGVSTDLNVSWFSPAPGGSSVLVEATVLKSGRTLAFVQVDIRREKDGVLVAQGRMTKFLS, encoded by the coding sequence ATGAACGATACGTTGAAGGAGCGCCTGGGGCTTTTTGGACGGCACGGGTACGACCGTTCCCTGGTGGGGATGGAGGTGCTGGAGGCGGAAGGGGGCCGGGCCCGGGCACGTCTGCCCGTGGACGAGCCGGTGCAGAACCTCGGCGGCGCCTTGCACGGTGGGGCGGTGGCGACCCTGGTGGATGTGGTGGGGACGCTGGCCATCATGACGGCGGACCGGGACGGACGTCCCGGCGTGTCCACGGATCTCAACGTGTCCTGGTTCTCGCCGGCGCCGGGGGGCTCCTCCGTGTTGGTGGAAGCCACGGTGCTCAAGTCGGGGCGCACCCTGGCCTTCGTGCAGGTGGACATCCGCCGCGAGAAGGATGGCGTGCTGGTGGCACAGGGCCGGATGACGAAGTTCTTGAGCTGA